The Enhydrobacter sp. sequence ATGGCCCGGCTTCAGCACATGGCCGGGCGCGAGCTCGATCGCACCGATCCGGCTCTGCTCGCGCGCCAGCTCGGCGGCAGGGCCGCCGGCCATGCCGATCACCCCCACCGGCGCGACATCGCCCTCCAGCAGCGCATTGGTCGCCTGGGTCGTGCTGTGGGCGATGAAGACCACGTCCTTCGGATCGACCCCGGACCGGTCGAGCACGGCATGGAAAACGTCGACGACGCCCTTCGCCACGCCGCGCTTGTCGCCATGCGTGGTCGGCACGGCGCAGCGGCCGACGATCGCGAGCGTCGCATTGTCGATCAGGACTGCCTTGGTGAAGGTGCCGCCGACATCGATGCCGATTCGATACGCTTTCTTCAACGCACGGCTTCTATGGGCGGAAGTGCGCCTCGCCGGTGCCGCGGTAGAGGATCTGCACCTGCCGGCCGACGATGGCGGCATGGGCCGCCAGCGCTTCCGGCGCGCAGTCGACGCGGGGCCGCGGCTCGGTCTCGAAGTTGTTGTAGAGATCCCGCCCGCGGACCAGCGTGGCGCTGTCCTTCGCGCCCACCGCCTGCTTCACATAGGTCGGAATGTAGCGGATGGCAAAGCCGATGCGCCGGTCGTCCGACTGGTTCGGCGCCGATCCGTGGGCGAGCAGGACGTGGTGCAGCGACGCCTGGCCCGGCTCGAGCGGGACGGCCACGCCCTTCGACTCGTCGACCTCGACCGCGATCTCCTGGCCACGACTCAGGAGGTTGTCCTCGTCGAACGTGTCGCGATGCGCGAGCTGGCCGCGATGGGAGCCGGGCATGAATTTCATGCAGCCGTTGAGGAGATTGGCCGGCGTGAAGGCGACCCACACCGTCATCACGTCGGGCGAGCTCAGCCCCCAGTAGGTCGCGTCCTGGTGCCAGGAGACGAACCCGCGGTCGGACGGCTCCTTGATGAAGAAGCTCGTGCTCCAGCACAGCAGGTCGGGCCCCAGCACGTCCTCGACCACATCCAGGATGCGCGGATGGCGGATCAGGTCGTTCAGCCAGGTGAGATAGAGATGCGCCTTGTGCCGGCGGTCACCCTGGATCGGGCCTCCGGTGCGCGCTTCGTGCTCCTCGAGGCGATCCCGCAGGGCGCGGGTCTCGGACGCCGACAGCACGTCGACCGGGAAGTAGTAGCCGTCGCGCCTGTAGCTCGCGACCGCATCCTCCGACAGAAACTTGGGCATCGATGGTCCGTTCGTTGGCAGGTGGTCGCGATGGTCCGGCGAAGCAGCAGGGCGGTCAAGGCATTGCCGTCACCGCCAAATCACGATGCGATGCCTGCGCCGCCCATTCTACAAGTCGATGAGGGCGATGCCGAGCGCCG is a genomic window containing:
- a CDS encoding phytanoyl-CoA dioxygenase family protein, which codes for MPKFLSEDAVASYRRDGYYFPVDVLSASETRALRDRLEEHEARTGGPIQGDRRHKAHLYLTWLNDLIRHPRILDVVEDVLGPDLLCWSTSFFIKEPSDRGFVSWHQDATYWGLSSPDVMTVWVAFTPANLLNGCMKFMPGSHRGQLAHRDTFDEDNLLSRGQEIAVEVDESKGVAVPLEPGQASLHHVLLAHGSAPNQSDDRRIGFAIRYIPTYVKQAVGAKDSATLVRGRDLYNNFETEPRPRVDCAPEALAAHAAIVGRQVQILYRGTGEAHFRP